One window from the genome of Echinicola vietnamensis DSM 17526 encodes:
- a CDS encoding DUF4290 domain-containing protein — MEEKEKHKHSVILKEYGKNIQKLVDYISTVPDKAKRTEQAYTLVELMKQLNPQLKTENDQKLWDDLFIMSGFELDVDSPFPMPEKELLGKKPQVVGYPEGEVKFKHYGRNIEKLIENAIEIENDEEQEAAIIYIGQLMRSFHSTWNRENFDDGIIIDDIKTLSKGKLHIDLEKVKENALFESSTRRDFKTNTQENSSNTNSGGGRRGGKRRNNGGNYKKRRN; from the coding sequence ATGGAAGAAAAAGAAAAGCATAAACACTCAGTAATTTTGAAAGAATACGGAAAAAACATCCAGAAACTGGTGGATTATATCTCCACAGTTCCTGACAAAGCCAAACGCACCGAACAGGCCTATACGCTTGTAGAACTCATGAAACAGCTGAACCCTCAGCTGAAAACTGAAAACGACCAAAAACTCTGGGATGACCTGTTCATCATGTCGGGCTTTGAGTTGGATGTGGACAGCCCTTTTCCAATGCCCGAGAAGGAACTCCTTGGCAAAAAGCCCCAAGTGGTGGGTTATCCTGAGGGGGAAGTGAAATTTAAGCACTACGGCCGAAATATCGAGAAGCTCATCGAAAATGCCATCGAAATCGAAAATGATGAAGAGCAGGAAGCGGCCATTATCTACATCGGTCAATTGATGAGAAGCTTTCACTCTACTTGGAACAGGGAAAATTTTGATGACGGCATCATCATTGACGATATCAAAACCCTCTCCAAAGGGAAGCTGCACATTGATTTGGAAAAAGTAAAAGAAAATGCGCTTTTTGAAAGCAGCACCCGTAGGGATTTCAAGACCAACACCCAAGAGAACTCCTCCAACACCAACAGCGGTGGTGGAAGAAGAGGTGGCAAAAGAAGAAACAACGGAGGTAATTACAAAAAACGTAGAAATTAA
- the murA gene encoding UDP-N-acetylglucosamine 1-carboxyvinyltransferase — protein sequence MSSFRVKGGLKLKGEITPQGAKNEALQILCAVLLTEETVHIHKIPNIRDVNKLIELLADMGVEVSKTGPESYQFNAAKVDLDYLDTDKFLTKASSLRGSVMLLGPLLARFGKGKISKPGGDKIGRRRLDTHFVGFQKLGAKFNYDTKREIYNIDGHALKGTYMLLDEASVTGTANILMAAVMAEGKTTIYNAACEPYLQQLCDMLNRMGANITGVGSNLLHIEGVKKLNGTEHTLLPDMIEIGSFIGLAAMTQSEITIKDAQIHRLGIIPDTFKRMGIQMEFRGDDIHIPAQKHYEIETFIDGSILTVADAIWPGFTPDLLSIVLVTATQAKGTVLVHQKMFESRLFFVDKLIDMGAQIILCDPHRATVIGLDRKYPLKGIRMTSPDIRAGVSLLIAALSAEGQSIIDNVEQIDRGYQYIDQRLNALGADIVRID from the coding sequence ATGTCCTCATTCCGAGTAAAAGGGGGATTAAAACTTAAAGGCGAGATCACCCCACAAGGTGCCAAAAACGAGGCACTACAGATTCTATGTGCTGTACTTTTGACAGAAGAAACTGTCCATATCCATAAAATCCCAAACATCCGAGACGTCAACAAACTGATTGAGCTTTTGGCAGACATGGGTGTCGAGGTTTCTAAAACAGGCCCAGAAAGCTACCAGTTCAATGCCGCCAAGGTAGACCTGGACTATCTGGACACCGATAAGTTCCTCACCAAAGCCTCTTCCTTGCGGGGCTCTGTCATGTTACTTGGACCGCTTTTGGCCAGGTTTGGGAAAGGTAAAATCTCCAAACCCGGTGGAGATAAAATTGGGCGAAGGAGGCTGGACACCCATTTTGTGGGCTTCCAAAAATTAGGCGCCAAATTCAACTATGACACCAAAAGGGAAATCTACAATATCGATGGCCATGCCCTGAAAGGCACCTATATGCTATTGGATGAAGCATCGGTAACCGGCACCGCCAATATCCTGATGGCAGCCGTCATGGCAGAAGGCAAAACCACCATCTACAATGCGGCTTGCGAGCCCTACCTCCAGCAGCTTTGTGACATGCTCAACCGAATGGGCGCCAACATCACCGGCGTAGGCTCTAACCTACTTCATATCGAAGGCGTCAAAAAGCTGAACGGAACAGAGCATACGTTACTTCCGGACATGATCGAAATCGGCTCGTTCATTGGCCTTGCTGCCATGACCCAGTCAGAAATCACCATCAAGGACGCCCAAATCCATCGTTTGGGCATCATCCCGGATACCTTCAAGCGGATGGGCATCCAAATGGAATTTAGAGGAGATGACATCCACATTCCCGCCCAGAAACACTACGAAATCGAAACATTTATCGACGGCTCTATCCTTACCGTAGCGGACGCCATCTGGCCAGGCTTCACGCCCGACCTGCTGAGTATCGTCTTGGTAACGGCCACCCAGGCCAAAGGCACTGTACTCGTTCACCAAAAGATGTTCGAAAGCCGTCTGTTCTTCGTCGACAAACTTATTGACATGGGCGCGCAGATCATTCTTTGTGACCCGCACAGGGCTACGGTCATAGGCTTGGACCGAAAATACCCGCTGAAAGGCATCCGAATGACCTCTCCAGATATCAGAGCAGGTGTTTCCCTCTTGATTGCAGCGCTTTCTGCTGAAGGCCAGTCGATCATTGACAATGTCGAACAAATCGACCGGGGATACCAGTACATTGACCAACGGCTGAATGCGCTGGGAGCAGACATTGTCCGGATCGATTAA
- the dnaN gene encoding DNA polymerase III subunit beta has product MKFIVSSSALLKQLSGINGVVTTNPVVPILENFLFEIKEGKLTITASDLQTSMMTEIDVEAKEDGNIAVPARILMETLKNLPEQPVTFSIDHDTYSVEISSDNGRYKLAGENATDFPKIPSVSNATAVDMSTDVLSSAINNTIFATSNDELRPAMTGVYVNLSNTNTTFVATDGHRLIRYRRVDIAAPEAASIIVPRKALNLLKSTLPSENIPVTVEFNNSNAYFKFGNIQMICRLVDERYPDYENVIPVDNENNMTIDRVEFLSSLRRIAIYANKTTHQVRLKLTGSELQISAEDLDFSNEANERLSCEHDGEDIEIGFNAKFLVEMLNNIGSKQVTLKFSAPNRAGLIVPSDKGENEDILMLVMPVMLNNYV; this is encoded by the coding sequence ATGAAATTTATTGTTTCTTCTTCAGCTCTTTTGAAGCAACTTTCGGGAATCAATGGAGTGGTGACCACTAATCCGGTAGTGCCGATACTAGAGAATTTCCTTTTTGAAATAAAAGAAGGGAAGTTGACCATTACGGCCTCCGATCTTCAAACTTCCATGATGACAGAGATTGACGTGGAAGCCAAAGAGGATGGGAATATAGCGGTGCCTGCCAGGATTTTGATGGAGACCTTGAAGAATTTGCCTGAACAGCCCGTGACCTTTAGCATCGACCACGATACCTATAGCGTGGAGATCAGCTCGGACAATGGTCGATATAAGTTGGCTGGGGAGAATGCGACTGATTTTCCAAAGATTCCTTCCGTGAGCAATGCGACGGCAGTAGACATGTCGACTGATGTGCTCAGCAGTGCGATCAACAACACCATATTTGCTACGAGCAATGATGAGCTTCGCCCGGCGATGACAGGTGTTTATGTGAATTTGAGCAATACCAATACGACGTTTGTGGCTACCGACGGCCACCGATTGATCCGATACAGGAGAGTGGACATTGCAGCTCCAGAGGCAGCCAGCATCATTGTGCCCAGGAAAGCCCTTAACCTGCTGAAGTCGACCCTTCCCTCTGAAAATATCCCGGTAACGGTAGAGTTCAATAATTCCAATGCCTATTTTAAATTTGGGAATATTCAGATGATCTGTCGATTGGTGGATGAGCGTTATCCAGATTATGAAAATGTCATTCCTGTGGACAACGAAAACAACATGACCATTGACAGGGTGGAGTTTTTGAGCTCTTTGCGTAGAATCGCCATTTATGCCAACAAAACCACTCATCAGGTAAGGTTGAAATTGACAGGAAGTGAACTTCAGATTTCAGCAGAGGACTTGGATTTCTCCAATGAAGCGAATGAAAGATTGTCCTGCGAACACGATGGTGAAGATATCGAAATCGGCTTCAATGCGAAGTTCTTGGTAGAAATGCTAAACAATATCGGTTCCAAGCAGGTGACGCTTAAGTTCAGTGCGCCAAATCGAGCGGGGCTGATTGTACCTAGCGATAAGGGTGAAAACGAAGATATCCTGATGCTCGTAATGCCAGTAATGCTGAACAATTACGTGTAG
- the gldG gene encoding gliding motility-associated ABC transporter substrate-binding protein GldG: protein MKQQSRDVRQKSRKWLLSGIAMLGLVLVTLFLLNKFTRFRIDLTEEQRFTLHASTKEILAGLEEPLEVDILLSGKLPGGMRRFQQQIEATVETFNAYSGAPISVRYFDPMGIEDKQERDEYIIYLAEFGINPTNLFATENGAQTSRLIFPGVIIRNATHETGGLLLNGNRGMSPDQILNLSVENLEYELINMVRMLVQREKQAVAMITNHGELQGDQGYGIVEALSEDYEVYKVPLQKAKGVEDLLSFAAIIVAGPRDAYSKREVYLLDQYLMRGGKLLLAIDPVAVDMEKAGGEGTVAVGFDTGLDRMLFKYGVRINKDLIQDMNFGYYPVVAGEFGNQSQIVPLPWPFYVVANTMSSHVIVKGFDQVMFRMVSSLDTVKATGVKKTPLIFSGQYSRKMPQPVRVAFEDMSQEPAISLFNQKNLPLAYLLEGTFSSVFENRFLPEAFEVDPDFKEKSDGGALIVTGDGDWLQGEQDPTTGDPLPLGTDPNTEANFANRELLQNMLRYLVNPDGIMATRSKELKIRPLDKKRVEQEKTFWQVLNIALPVGLVLLIGLAKVYFRRRKYGRKG from the coding sequence ATGAAGCAACAATCCCGAGACGTTCGTCAAAAAAGCAGGAAGTGGCTCTTGAGCGGCATTGCCATGCTGGGGCTGGTGTTGGTGACCCTTTTTTTACTGAATAAATTCACGCGGTTCAGGATAGACTTGACCGAAGAGCAGCGCTTTACCCTGCATGCTTCTACGAAGGAGATTTTAGCGGGGTTGGAGGAGCCTTTGGAAGTGGATATTTTACTTTCAGGCAAGCTGCCTGGAGGAATGCGGAGGTTTCAGCAGCAGATCGAGGCTACGGTGGAAACGTTTAATGCGTACAGTGGGGCGCCCATTTCAGTCAGGTACTTTGATCCCATGGGAATAGAAGATAAACAGGAAAGGGATGAATATATCATCTACCTCGCGGAATTTGGCATCAATCCTACCAACCTGTTTGCCACTGAAAATGGTGCTCAAACGTCAAGGCTTATTTTCCCGGGTGTCATCATTCGAAATGCTACGCATGAAACCGGTGGGCTGCTTTTAAATGGGAACAGGGGCATGTCACCGGACCAAATACTCAATTTGTCCGTGGAAAATTTAGAGTATGAGCTGATCAATATGGTGCGCATGCTGGTCCAGCGGGAAAAGCAAGCGGTCGCAATGATCACCAATCACGGAGAATTACAGGGAGACCAAGGGTATGGAATTGTAGAGGCACTTTCTGAAGATTACGAAGTGTACAAAGTGCCCCTGCAGAAAGCCAAAGGTGTGGAGGATTTGCTCAGTTTTGCAGCCATTATCGTGGCGGGCCCCAGAGACGCTTATTCCAAGCGGGAAGTATACTTGCTGGACCAATACCTTATGCGGGGAGGCAAGCTGCTGCTGGCAATTGACCCTGTGGCTGTGGATATGGAAAAAGCAGGTGGGGAAGGAACCGTGGCGGTAGGCTTTGATACGGGCCTGGACCGGATGCTGTTCAAATACGGTGTGCGCATCAATAAAGATCTAATCCAAGACATGAATTTTGGGTATTACCCGGTGGTGGCGGGAGAATTCGGCAATCAATCGCAAATCGTCCCCCTCCCTTGGCCGTTTTATGTGGTGGCCAATACCATGAGCAGTCATGTGATTGTCAAAGGCTTTGACCAAGTGATGTTTCGGATGGTAAGCTCGCTCGATACGGTAAAGGCCACAGGGGTGAAGAAGACGCCGCTGATCTTTAGTGGCCAGTACAGCAGGAAGATGCCACAGCCTGTCAGGGTAGCCTTTGAAGACATGTCCCAGGAGCCGGCCATTTCACTTTTTAACCAAAAGAACCTTCCCTTGGCGTACTTGCTGGAGGGGACTTTTTCTTCCGTTTTTGAGAATAGGTTTTTGCCAGAGGCCTTCGAGGTAGATCCAGACTTCAAGGAAAAGTCCGATGGAGGTGCGCTGATCGTGACTGGCGATGGAGATTGGTTGCAGGGGGAACAGGACCCGACTACCGGAGATCCGCTGCCATTGGGCACAGATCCCAATACTGAGGCAAACTTTGCCAATCGCGAGTTGCTCCAAAATATGTTAAGGTATTTGGTGAATCCGGACGGGATCATGGCCACCCGAAGCAAGGAACTGAAAATCCGACCGCTTGACAAAAAGCGGGTTGAGCAGGAAAAGACGTTTTGGCAGGTGCTCAATATAGCCCTTCCAGTAGGGCTAGTGCTTTTGATTGGCTTGGCAAAAGTGTACTTCCGCAGGCGAAAATATGGCCGAAAGGGATAG
- the gldF gene encoding gliding motility-associated ABC transporter permease subunit GldF, which translates to MISLVYKEFNAFFNHLTGYLIISVFLVALGLLVWVFPETSVLAYGFADLEALFVYTPYVFVFMVPAITMRMIAEEKKSGSWELLMTAPLKPHQIVLSKYMAAVMVVLLAVLPTWLYYFSIYHLGAPMGNIDTAGFLGSFLGMLLIGGVFAAIGLFSSALTDNQITAFVIGAFLSFVLYFGFTALADILSTSRWVLMVEELSLGYHYESLSRGVIASGDVYYFLGWIVSLMILTTLMIRKR; encoded by the coding sequence ATGATCAGCTTAGTGTACAAAGAATTCAACGCTTTTTTCAACCACCTCACAGGTTACCTGATCATCTCCGTGTTTCTGGTGGCCTTGGGGCTCTTGGTGTGGGTGTTTCCCGAGACGAGCGTGCTGGCGTATGGTTTTGCGGACTTGGAGGCGTTGTTTGTGTATACGCCTTATGTATTTGTCTTTATGGTTCCTGCCATCACCATGCGCATGATTGCTGAAGAAAAGAAAAGTGGCAGTTGGGAATTGCTAATGACCGCACCTTTAAAGCCCCATCAGATTGTATTGTCCAAATACATGGCTGCCGTGATGGTCGTCTTGTTGGCCGTATTGCCCACATGGCTATATTATTTCAGCATTTACCATCTGGGAGCCCCAATGGGCAATATTGATACTGCGGGTTTTCTTGGCTCTTTTTTGGGCATGTTGCTGATAGGAGGGGTGTTTGCAGCGATTGGTCTCTTCAGTTCGGCATTGACCGACAATCAGATTACGGCGTTTGTCATTGGAGCGTTCTTGAGTTTTGTCCTTTATTTTGGATTTACCGCTTTGGCGGATATACTTTCCACCAGTAGGTGGGTGTTGATGGTGGAAGAACTCAGCTTGGGCTATCATTACGAAAGTCTAAGCCGGGGGGTGATTGCCAGCGGTGACGTGTATTACTTTTTAGGATGGATCGTTTCCTTGATGATCCTCACCACGCTAATGATCAGAAAACGATGA
- the gldA gene encoding gliding motility-associated ABC transporter ATP-binding subunit GldA → MSLEVKELSKYYGQQRALKEVSFTAEKGQVLGFLGPNGAGKSTTMKIAAGYLLPDGGDVLVNGVSVMDHPQEVSKMIGYLPEHNPLYLEMYVREFLSFMAGLYQLKGKKAKARIDGVVEACGLGDEQHKKIGALSKGYRQRVGLAKALVHDPAVIILDEPTSGLDPNQLVDIRKLIKSISAEKTLVLSTHVMQEVEALCEKVVIIHQGNVVSQDLLANLKSDNSEMVLYLETQERLREEWFAAMEGLGELHVLGDGYFQLKAVNPTILRKEIMELISEKSLSLLSLRQEERNLESIFRQLTGTKE, encoded by the coding sequence ATGTCGCTGGAGGTAAAGGAGCTAAGCAAATATTATGGGCAGCAGCGGGCCTTGAAAGAGGTGAGTTTTACTGCGGAGAAAGGGCAGGTGTTGGGCTTTTTGGGGCCAAACGGGGCTGGTAAATCCACCACGATGAAAATTGCTGCAGGCTACCTTCTTCCAGATGGAGGCGATGTCTTGGTAAATGGCGTTTCTGTCATGGACCATCCCCAAGAGGTCAGCAAGATGATCGGCTATCTTCCAGAGCATAATCCCTTGTACCTGGAAATGTACGTCAGGGAGTTTTTGTCCTTTATGGCCGGACTGTATCAGTTGAAAGGAAAGAAGGCCAAGGCGCGCATTGATGGAGTAGTAGAGGCCTGTGGACTGGGGGACGAGCAACATAAAAAAATCGGCGCGCTCTCGAAAGGCTACCGACAGCGTGTTGGGCTTGCCAAAGCCTTGGTGCACGATCCAGCGGTCATTATCCTGGATGAGCCTACTTCAGGCCTGGACCCAAACCAGCTGGTGGATATTCGAAAGTTGATCAAGTCCATCAGCGCTGAAAAGACATTGGTCCTCAGTACTCATGTGATGCAAGAAGTGGAGGCCTTGTGCGAAAAAGTGGTCATCATCCATCAGGGAAATGTCGTGAGCCAGGATTTGCTGGCTAACTTAAAATCTGATAATTCGGAGATGGTGCTGTATTTGGAAACGCAAGAGCGGCTGAGAGAAGAGTGGTTTGCAGCGATGGAGGGGCTTGGTGAATTGCACGTATTGGGCGATGGGTATTTTCAACTCAAAGCCGTCAACCCTACCATCTTGAGAAAGGAGATCATGGAGCTCATCAGTGAAAAGTCCCTTTCTTTGCTCAGCCTTCGACAAGAGGAGCGAAACCTGGAATCCATATTTCGACAATTAACCGGTACGAAGGAATGA